The sequence CGCTGCCGATCTCGATCGAGGCGGCGTTCGCCCGCCTCATGCGGATCCGGACGATCAAGACGTCGATCCTGGCCTTCTCCGCCCTGGGGTTCAGCCTGTTCTCCAGCGGCGTCCTGCAGAACCTGTGGGCCGACGACCACTTCCACATGTCGACGTTCCAGCGCGGCTTGTGGGGGTCGATCGGCGGCGCGTCGATCCTGCTGGCGCTGCCGTTCGTCGGGCCGCGCTACGACGACCTGTACCACCGGGAGCCCGCGAAGGCGCTGCGGCTGCTGGGCCTGTGCATCCTGCCCACCGCGGTGCTGCTGCCGGTCCAGTGGTTCATGCCCAACGGCGTCCTGTTCATGATCGCCGGAATCCCGGGCGTGATGGCGTCGTCGGTGGCGTTCTCGATGATCAGCCCTGTTCTCCAGTCGGTGACGCCCTACCGGCTGCGCGGGCTCGGCCTGGCGCTCTCGGCGATCTACGTGTTCTTCATCGGGGCCACCGGCGGAGCGCTGCTGTCCGGCCTGATCAGCAACGCCTACGACCCGCGGGTCGCGGTCCTGGTGATCGGTATCCCGGCCTCGGCGATCGGCGGCTGGCTGATGATCCGCGGTGCCTCGTTCATCAGGAACGACCTGTCGCTGGTCGTGGCGGACCTGCGCGAGGAGCTGGAGGAGCGCGACCGGCAGGTGGCGGACCCGGCGAACATCCCGCTGCTCCAGGTCAACAACATCGACTTCTCCTACGGCCACGTCCAGGTGCTGTTCGGGGTCGCCTTCGAGGTCCGCAGGGGAGAGACGCTCGCGCTGCTCGGCACGAACGGCGCCGGCAAGTCCACCATCCTGAAGGTCATCGCCGGGCTGGGGACGCCGTCGCGGGGCGTCGTACGGATGAACGGCCGCACGATGACCTACGTCTCGCCGGAACAGCGCGGCCGGTACGGCATTCATCTGCTGCCGGGCGGCAAGGGCGTGTTCGCGTCGATGACGATCCGGGACAACCTGGAGATGGCCGCGTTCCGGATGCGCAAGGACACGGCCGACCGCGACCGCCGCTTCGCCTACGTGCTGGACCTGTTCCCGGACCTGGCCGCGCGGCAGAACCAGCGGGCCGGGTCGCTGTCCGGCGGGCAGCAGCAGATGCTCGCCCTGGCCATGGTCCTGCTGCAGGACCCCGAGGTCCTCCTGATCGACGAGCTGTCGTTGGGCCTGGCCCCGGTGGTGGTCCAGGATCTGCTGGCCATCGTCGAACGCCTCAAGCGCGACGGAATGACGATCATCATCGTCGAACAGTCCCTCAACATCGCCCTCGCGATCGCCGACCGGGCCGTGTTCCTGGAGAAGGGCCAGGTCCGGTTCTCCGGGCCGGCCCGCGAGCTGGCCGAACGCGACGACCTGGCACGGGCCGTGTTCCTGGGCCGGGAAGGCGGCTGAACCCCATGGTCATGCCCACCACACAGCTGTGGTTCGACGGACTCGTGACCGGCCTGGTGATCGGCCTGCTGGCCGTCGGCATCGTGCTGGTGCACCGGTCGACCCGCGTCATCAACTTCGCGGTCGCGAACATGGGCCTGATCGGCTCGGTGCTGTTCGCGCTGCTCGTCGTCCGCTGGCACGTGCCCTACTGGATCGGCCTGGTCATCGCCCTGGTCATCGGCGCGGTCTTCGGCGCGATCGTGGACGGCGTCGTGATCCGGCGGCTGTTCAGCGCCCCGCGCGTGATCGTGCTGGTCGCGACCGTCGGCGTGGCGCAGCTCGCCCAGACGATCGTCCTGGCGCTGCCCAAGATGGACGACAACGTCACGGACTCCTACCCGGTGCCGTGGGGCGGGACCTGGTCCCCGGTGCACGGCCTGCGGATCACCGGGGCCGCGCTGAGCGTCGTCGTCGCGGTGCCCCTGGTCGCGCTCGCGCTGGGGCTGTTCCTGAGCCGGACCGCGCTGGGCAAGGCGGTCGCGGCGTCGGCCGACAACCCGGAGCTCGCCCGCCTGCAGGGCATCAGCCCGAAGGCGGTCTCCACCGCGGTCTGGGCGGCGGCGGGGCTGATCGGCACCCTGTGCCTGATCCTGATCTCCGCGCAGAACCAGTCGCTCACCCAGCTCACCACGCTCGGGCCGACAACCCTGCTGCGCGCCCTGGCCGCCGCGGTGATCGCCCGGATGACCTCGCTGCGGGCCGCCCTGGCCGCCGGGGTGTTCCTCGGCCTGCTGCAGACCGTCATCCAGTTCAACTGGCTGGACACCCCGGGCCTCACCGAGGCGATCATCCTGCTGCTGGTGCTGGCCGCGGTGTTCCTGGCCAGCCGGGGCCGCGACGTCGAGGCGTCGTCGTTCTCGTTCGCCCCGAAGGTCCGGCCCATTCCGGACCGGCTGCGCGGGACCTGGTGGGTCCGCTACGCCGAGCGCACCCCGCTGCTGCTGTTCGGCCTGCTCGCCGTCATCCTGCCGCTGCTGGTGACCCAGCCGTCCCGGCAGCTGCTCTACACGGTGATCCTCGGCTACGCGATCTGCGGCGCCTCGGTCACGGTCCTCACCGGCTGGGCCGGCCAGCTGTCGCTGGGGCAGATGGCGTTCGCCGGGATCGGCGCGCTCGTCGCCGCCGCCCTCGACCGGGGCACCCAGCTGACGTTCGGGTCGACCACCGTGTCGCTCAACGCGCTGCCGTTCCCTGCGGCCGTCGCGATCGCGGCGCTCGTCGCCGCGGTGGTCGCCGGGGTCGTCGGGGTCGGCGCGTTACGCGTGCGCGGCCTGCTGCTGGCGGTCTCGACGTTCGCGTTCGCCGTCGCCGCCGACCAGTACCTCTACCGCCTGTCGTTCCTGCACGACACCGACGCGACCACCGCGACGTTCCCCCGCACGACCGTGTTCGGCATCGACGTCTCCGGGCAGCGCGCCTACTACTACCTCGTGCTGATCGTCACGGTGGTCGTGCTCGCCGTGGTCGCCCGGCTGCGCCGCTCGGGCGTGGGGCGCACGACGATCGGCGTCCGGGACAACCCCGCGACCGCCGCGGCCTACACGGTCAACGCGACCCGGGTGAAGCTGCGGGCGTTCGCGCTGGCCGGCGGGATCGCCGGCGTCGGGGGAGCACTGCTCGCCGCGGCCGGCCAGTCGGTGCCCTACGCGGACAAGTACTTCCTGTCCGCCGACTCGCTGGTCATCGTCTCCGTCGTCGTCATCGGCGGTCTGGGCTCGGTCACCGGGCCGGTCCTCGGCGCGCTGTGGGTCATCGGCCTGCCCAGCTTCTTCCCGGGCAACAAGGTCGTCCCGCTGCTGACGTCCAGCCTGGGCCTGCTCGTCCTGCTGCTGTACTTCCCGGGCGGGCTGGTCCAGCTCGGGTACAGCGCCCGCGACGCGCTGCTGTCCTGGGCCGACCGGCGCCTCGGCGGCACGCCCGCGACGAAGGCGACCACGACGGCACCGCCCGCGCTGACCCGGTCCGCCCGCCCGGCCGCGGCCGTCGACACGCCGATCCTGCGGGCCGCCGACGTGCGGGTCCGCTTCTTCGGGCGCACCGTCGTCGACGCCGTCTCGCTGCGGGTGAACCCGGGCGAGATCGTCGGTCTCATCGGCGCCAACGGGGCCGGGAAGTCCACCCTGATGAACGCCATCGGCGGCTACGTCCCGTCGACCGGCGCGGTCGAGTTGCTCGGCCGCGACCTGACCGGTGACGGCGCGGCCGCGCGGGCCCGGGCCGGCCTCGGCCGGACCTTCCAGGCCGCGACGCTGTTCCCCGAGCTGACCGTCCGCGAGACCGTCCAGGTCGCGCTGGAGGCGCGTGGCCGCACGGGGCTGCTCGCCACCGCGCTGCACCTGCCGCACACGTTCACCCGGGAGCGGGCGAAGCGCTCGGACGCCGACGAACTGATCGGCTTCCTCGGCCTCGGCCGCTACGCCGACGCGTTCATCGGCGACCTGTCGACCGGCACCCGGCGCATCGTCGAGCTCGCCGGCCTGCTCGCGCTGGACGCCCGGCTGCTCTGCCTGGACGAGCCCACCGCCGGGGTGGCCCAACGCGAGACCGAGGCCTTCGGCCCGCTCATCCAGGAGATCCGCCGCGAGCTCGACGCCTCGATGATCGTCATCGAGCACGACATGCCGCTGATCATGAACATCTCCGACCGCGTCTACTGCCTGGAGACCGGCGGCGTCATCGCCGAGGGCGAGCCCGACGCGGTCCGTAACAACCCCAAGGTCGTCGCGAGCTATCTCGGCACCGACGAACGGGCCATCACCCGCAGCGGAGCCGCCCCGTCGGCCGCGGCGGGCCCGACGCCCGGGCCGGGCGAGGAGTCCCAGCCGCCGGCCCGGCCCGAGAGCGAGCCCAGCGTTCCCGCCTGAGCCGCCGCGCCGCCGTCCGCCCGCACGAATCCACCCACGCCTGTGATCAGGAGCAGAACATGACACCACGCCGCGCCCGGCGCCTGGCGGCGTTGCTCGCGACGGTGACCGCCGTTGCTGTCGCCGGCTGTAGCACCACCTCGACGAAGAACACCCCGGCCCCGCCCGCGCCCTCGGCCACGCTGCGGGCGGCGCCGGCGCCGGCGATCTCGCCAGGCGTCACGGCCGACAGCATCAAGGTCGGTTTCGTCTATCCGGACCTGTCCGTCGTCAGGCAGTACGTGAACGTCGACCACGGCGACTACCAGGCGGTGTTCACGGCGCTGGTCGACAAGGTCAACGCCTCCGGCGGTATCAACGGCCGCAAGATCGTGCCGGTGTTCGGAGCGGTCGACGTCATCTCGCCGGCCGGTGCCCAGGACACCTGCGTGAAGCTGACGCAGGACGAGAAGGTCTTCGCCGTCCTGGGCAGCCTCAACGCGGACGACGCGCTCTGCTACGTCCAGACCCACAAGACCCTGACCGTCGGGGGTGACCTGAATGCCGCCCGGTACCTCAAGGCGCAGGCGCCGTGGTTTTCCGACCTGCGCGGCGGTGACGCGGCCGGCGACGGGCTGAAGCAGTTCGACAACGGTGGCCTGGCCGGAAAGAAGGTCGCGGTCATCGGCTACACCGCCGACCAGTACACGATGAACAGCGTGGTCGCCCCGGCGCTGAAGAAGCTCGGCGTGACACCGGTCGCGACCGCCGTGATGGACGCTCCGATCACCGACCCCGCCGCCGTCGCGCAGCAGACCGGGGTGTTCGTCCAGAAGTTCCAGTCCGTCGGGGCCGACGCGGTCATCGTCGTCGGCGGGGCGGCCGGCTCGTTCCCGGCGCAGCTGGAGAAGGTCTCCTACCGGCCCCAGCTGCTGTTCACCGACCAGGCCCAGGCCAGTTCGTACTCCCTCAGCAGCGGCAAGCACGACTTCAGCACGCTGAACAACGCGGAGTCGCTCGCCATCGGCACCGACTGGAACAACCCGCCGAACCAGGCCTGCATCGACACCATCGAGGCGGCCATCCCGTCGCTGAAGGGCAAGCTGGTCGACCCGAGCACCGTGGCCTCCGGCCAGCCCACGCTGGGCACGTCCGAGAGCGTCGCCTGCCGCTACCTCGACCTGTTCACCGCCATCGCCAAGAAGGCCGGCAAGGACCTCACCTACGCGAGCTTCCAGCAGGCCGGCTCGTCGCTCGGCACGCTCCAGCTGCCCACGTACACCGACAAGGCGAACTACACCGCCGGTAACCCCGGTGGCGCGATTCCGCTGCGGGTGTGGAAGTACGACGCGGCGAAGGGGACCTGGGTCCTGACCGCGAACTGACGGTCGGTTCGCGACAGAGGCAGGATTCCTCGCTGGCCGGCCCTGGCGGGAAACGCTCGGGCCGGCCCTGGAACGCCGTCACGCGCCGACTGGAGGGCGACATGGACAACGCGGAAACGGGGAGTCTGTCCCGCGAGGAGAAGGTGTCGCTGCTGTCCGGTCAGGACCTGTGGCGGACCAAGGCGCTGCCCGCGGCGGGCATCCGGTCGATCACGCTGACCGACGGTCCCCACGGACTGCGCTACCAGGGCGAGGCGGGTGACCACCTGGGCCTCACCGGCTCCCAGCCGGCCACGTGCTTCCCGCCCGCGGTCGCGGTCGGCTCCAGCTGGGACCCCGCCGTCGCCCGGGCGATCGGCGCCGCCCTGGCGGCGGAGGCCACCGCGCTGGGGGTCGACGTCGTCCTCGGCCCGGGCGTCAACATCAAACGCAGCCCGCTGTGCGGACGGAACTTCGAGTACTACTCGGAGGACCCGCTGCTGTCCGGCGTGCTCGGCGCGGCCCACGTCCGGGGCCTGGAGGACAACGGCGTCGGCTCCTCGGTGAAGCACTTCGCGGCGAACAACCAGGAGACCGACCGGATGAGCGTCAGCGCCGAGGTCGACGAGCGGACGCTGCGCGAGATCTACCTGCCGGCCTTCGAACGGGTGGTCACCGAGGCACGCCCGGCCACCGTCATGTGCGCGTACAACAGGCTCAACGGCACCTTCGCCGCCGAGCACCCCTGGCTGCTGACCCGCGTGCTCCGGGAGGAGTGGGGTTTCGACGGTGTCGTCGTGTCGGACTGGGGAGCCGTGCACGACCGGGTGGCGGCGCTCGCCGCCGGCCTGGACCTGCAGATGCCCTACGACGGCGGTGCCGGCGACGAGGCGGTGGTGGACGCGTTGCGCCGAGGCGAGATCGGCGACGACACGGTCGATGTCGCTGTGGGACGCCTGCTGAGACTGGTTCGGCGAGGTGAACGGACCGCGGCGCCCGTCGACTGGGACGCGCACCACGCGCTGGCCCGGAGCCTGGGCCCGCCGTGCATGGTGCTGCTGAAGAACGAGGGTCCTGTCCTGCCGCTGCGGGGCGGGGAGACCGTCGCCGTCGTCGGCGCGTTCGCGACGCGGCCTCGGTTCCAGGGCGGCGGGAGCTCCAAGGTCGCGCCGGCCCGGGTGGACGTCCCACTGGACGAGATCACGGCGGCGGCGGTGGCGCGCGGCGGCCGGGTCGTCCACGCGCCCGGCTTCCCGGCGCACGCGGCCGAGGCGGACGTGGCGGCCCGCGACGAGGCGGTCGCCCTGGCCGGCACGGCTGCCGTGACGGTCGTGTTCGCCGGGCTGCCCGACGGCGCGGAGTCCGAGGGGTACGACCGGCGGTCCCTCGAGCTCCCGGCCGCTCAGGTCGCGTTGATCCGCGCCGTGGCCGCGGCCGCCCGGCGGACCGTCGTCGTCCTCGCGCACGGCGGCGTGGTCAGCCTCGAAGGCTGGCACGAGCACGTCGACGCCATCCTCGACACGTTCCTGCTCGGGCAGGCCGGCGGCGGCGCCATCGCGGACGTGCTGTTCGGGGTCGCGGAGCCGTCGGGACGGCTCGCGGAGTCGATCCCGCGGCGCCTGCGGGACACGGCAGCCTTCCTGAACTTCCCCGGCGAGCTGGGCTCGGTCCGCTACGGCGAGGGGGTGATGGTCGGCTATCGCTACCACGTGACCGCGCAGATCCCGGCGCGCTATCCGTTCGGGCATGGCCTCGGTTACGGGCGGGTCGAGACCAGCGACCTGCGGGTCCAGCCCGCGGGCGCGGACGGCGCCCACGTAGAGGTCGACCTCCGCAACGTCGGCGACCGGGAGACCAGCCACGTCGTCCAGCTCTACGTGGCCACGCAGGCCGGCCCGGTCCGGCGGGCGAGCCGAGAGCTGCGGGCGTTCGAGAAGGTTCGGCTCGCCCCCGGGCAGACCACGACGGTGACCTTCGACCTCGACCGACGCGCCTTCGCCTACTGGGACGTCCGGCACGGGCGGTGGGTCGTCGCCGCCGGCGACTACGGGATCCAGATCGGTCGCGACGCGCAGACCGTGCTGCTGGAACAGTCCCTCACCCTGGCCGGGGACCACATCGTCCCGGTGCTGTCGATCGATTCCCTGATCGGGGACTGGTTCTCCCATCCCGCCGTCGGCCCGTCGATGGAGAAGGCGCTCAGGACCGCGCTCGCGCCGCTCGCGGCCGACTTCGCCGGGACCGAGCCGCCCGAGGCGCTGGGCGGGGAGGCGGACCCGCTTCGCGCCATCCCGCTGCGGCAGCTCCTCGACCTGCTCGGCGGCGCACTGCCCGCGGGCGGACTGGACGAGGTTCGCCGCATCGCCGTGAGCCACCTGGCGGCCGCGTTCGCGCGGGCCTGAATCAGTCGCCGGCTGACCCCCGGCCCGACAGGCGACCGCGGCTACGTGCACACGTCCCAGAGACACGTCACTAGCGGGTGCTAGTAATAGTCGATGTACGCTAGCATCCGTAACTAGTGCGCACAAGCCCGCAACGGTTCGGGCGCGACGTGACGGGAAGGACGTGGCCGGTGGCCGTGCAGAGACCGACCACCAGCCGGCGGGTGACCGCCCTGGACGTGGCCCGAGAGGCCGGGGTGTCCCGGGCGACGGTCGGCTTCGTCCTGAACGACACACCCAACCAGACGATTTCCGAGGGCACCCGCGAGCGCGTGTTCCGGGCCGCGGAGCTTCTCGGGTATCGCCCGAACAGCGCGGCCCGCGCGCTCGCCAGCGGCCGCAGCCGCATCATTCTGCTCGTCCTTCCCGACTGGCCCGCGGAGTACCGGCTCCGGGACTATCTGGACGAGGTCTCGCTCGTGCTGGACAAGGCCGGCTACTCGCTCGTGACGTACACCCGCCAGCCCTCCCAGTCGGCCCGGCCGCTCTGGGAGTCGCTGAACGCGGACCTCGTCATCGGCACGGCCAGTTTCAGCGCGCCCGACGTCGCGTCGATGCTGGCCTGCGGAGTCCGCGCGATCCATCCGGATCCCGACCACCCCTACCGTCCCGACGTCTCGTTGGCGTTCAGCGCCGGGCCGGAGCTACAGGTCGAGCACCTGCACGAACGGGGCCATCGCCGCCTCGTGTACGCGGCGTTCACCGAGCCGTACGCGTCCTCGATGGTCGTCGCCCGGCACGCGGCGGCGAACGAACGAGCCCGCGCGCTGGGCCTGCCGGACCTCGACCTGCGGCGTATCGACTACCGCGAGGGCGCGCCTCAGCAGGTGGTCCGCGAGTGGCTCGACGCGGGCATCACCGGGGTGGTCGCGTTCAACGACGACGTCGCGGCCGCGGTCGTCGGCACGGCGGTGCGTGCCGGGCTGACGCTGCCCGCGGACCTCGCGGTCATCGGCCACGACGACTCACCGATCGCGGCCATGTTCGTGCCCTCGCTCTCCACCGTCAGGATCGACACCGCGGCCCTGGGACGCCAGTTCGGCGAGTTCGTGCTGCACCGCGTCGACGGCCGCCCGCTGCCCACTCCGCGTGTGTCAGCGAAACCCGTGCTCGTCGCCCGCGAGACCAGCTGAGCCAGCGGCCAAGCCCGGCCTCGTCCAGGGACCGCCAAGATCGGCTTTTTCGCCCTCGCGCGGCTGTGCCCGCGGCGGGTGTGCGACCGCGCGAGGGCCACAACGACGATCAAGCCAGCGGGCCGGCCTCGCCGGGCGAATCTGGCCCGCGGACGATCGCCGTGGGTCAGGGGAGGCGGTTGGCGCGGGCTACGTCGCCGAGCCAGCGTGCGGACGGCTTCACGGTGCGGGTGAACGTGGTCCGGTCGACGGCGATGAGGCCGAACGTCATCGCGAACCCGGACGTCCACTCGAAGTTGTCGAGCAGGGTCCAGTGCAGGTAGCCGCGGACGTCGACGCCGTCCGCGAGGCAGGCGGCCAGACCTTCGAGGGCGCCCGCCGTGTAGGCGACGCGGGCGTCGTCGTCGGCCGTGGCCATGCCGTTCTCGGTGACCAGGATCGGCACCTGGGCGTGGCCGGCCGCCAGCCGGACCGCGTGCCCGAGCGCCCGCGGGTAGACCTCCCAGCCCGTCTGCGTCGTCGGTACCCCGTCCGGCACGGGCAGCAGGCCGGCGGGCCCGATGCGTTCCCTGGTGTACGTCTGCACGCCCACGAAGTCGTCGTCGCGGGACACGTCGAGCCAGTCGAGCTCGGTGGCCTGGCGGACGGCGGCGCACCGGTCCTCGCCGCCGTCCGCGGGCTGCAGGTCGATGAGCGCGAGGGTCCAGCCGACGGCGGCGTCACCGGGCCCGGACTTGATGGCCTCGACCGCCTTGCGGTGCGCGGCCGCCATCACCTCGACGCTCGGGGCGGGCCAGCTTCCCGTCGCCCTGGGCCGCTCGGCCGGCGCGCCCGCGCCGTCGGACAGGCCGAGGCCGTCCTCGCGGGCCGCGGCTGGGACGAGGCCGAGGTGCACCATCATCGAGACGACGTTCGGCTCGTTGAAGGTGCAGATCCAGGGCACCAGGTCGCCGATGTGCTCGGTCACCCGGGCGGCGTAGCGCGCGAACCGGTCGACGGCGGCGGCGCCGCTCCAGCCGCCGGCCGCGGCGAACCAGCGGGGCGCCGTGAAGTGGTTGTACGTGACGACGGGGGTGACCCCGTGGTCCAGGCAGGTACCGACCATGCGCCGGTAGTGGTCGAGCGCGGCGCGGGAGAAGTACCCCTCCTCGGGCTCGATCCGGGCCCATTCGACGCCGAAGCGGTAGGCGTTGAGCCCCAGGTCGGCGAGGATGGCGATGTCCTCGGGATAGCGGTGGTAGTGGTCGCAGGCATCCCCCGAGGGCTCGGCGAAATGGGAGTTCGGGGCCCATTCGGCCGCCCACAGGTCGGCGTTGACGTTGCCGCCCTCCACCTGATGCGCCGCCGTGGCGGCACCCCAGAGGAAACCGTCCGGGAACGTGCTCATGGTGGGTTCTCCTGCCTCGAGAGCTAGCCCGCGCCAGATCGCGCGGAACGTTACTCGCAGGAGCTAGCGCGCGCAAGCAGGTCGATCCCGGGCGACCTGGCCGCGCTTGATCGCCGTTTTGGCCCTCTGATGGTCGTGACCAGGGCGTTTCTGCGACCGCTGGAGCGTGGAAACGGCGATCACCGCACCTTGCCGACCTTCTCGGGCCCGGCGCTAGGTCGACTCGCGTTGGATGAGGGTGACGTGGGCGGGCGGCTCGTGGGTGGGCGGCGGCCGGCCGTCGACCCTGCTGAGCGCGAGCGCGGCGAAGTGGCGACCGAGGGCGGCGCTGTCGAAGCGGACGGACGACAGCGCCGGGACCATGATCGTCGCGATCGGGCTGTCATCGTGGCCGACCACCGCGAGGTCACCGGGCACGCGCAGTCCCAGCCGCAGCGCGGCGCCGACGACGGCGGCCGCGACGTCGTCGTTGTACGCCGCGATCCCGGTGAGCCCGCCGTCGTGCCACGCGCGGACGACCTCGTCGGTGCCGCGGTCCCGGTAGTCGAGGCACCGGACGTCCACGGCTGGCAGGCCCAGCGCCGCCGCATGGCTGCGGGCGGCGTCATGGCGAGCGGACACGAGCGAGGAGAGCCGAGGCTCGTCGAACACGGCGTAGGCGAGGCGCTCGTGGCCGCGTTCGCGCAGGTGCTCGACCTGGAGCCGAGGCCCGTCGATCGAGGCCAGGGACGTGTCCGGTTCCGCGGGTCGCGTCGAGCTCTGATCGGGAAGGACGCGCCTGACCCCGCAGGCGCGCAGCGAGGCGAGGTCGTCCGCGGTGAACGGCACCACGCCGACGACCAGGTCGGGGGTCACGGACTCCCAGAGCCGCCGGGCTGGCCCCTGGGGATGGCGGAACTGGGTCACCAGCGAGTACCCGGCCTCGTCGAGAGCCAGCGAGGCCTCGTCGAGGAACGCGCGGAAGCGGAACTCGATCGGCCAGTCCGGCAGGACGAGCACGATGATCCGGCTGCGGCCGCTGGCCAGTACCTGGGCGGCGCCGTTCGGTCGGTAGCCGAGGCGAACGGACGCCTCGATCACCCGCGCGCGGGTGCGCTCGGAGATGGTCTGGCCCGGGGTCTGGTTCAGGACGAAGCCGACGGTGGCGCGGGAGACGCCGGCCGCCCGGGCCACGTCGCTGGCGGTGACCCGCCTCCTTGCCGTCGCGTCTGACACAGACACCGTCCCACCTCGTTCGGGCCAGCCCGCGGCGG is a genomic window of Pseudofrankia inefficax containing:
- a CDS encoding ATP-binding protein → MTSDAPPAETDAPSRTSMAGIAAEMIDAEAERRALQAKDEQETLFADDLLPGVGGGEKRLSLRQGLAAGGSVTFLTLMTLGALDELESATLQTLAPNIRDSFHLSDGAITVISAASGAFLVLGALPMGWLADRFRRSRVIGWAGVIFSAMVFASGLAGNAFLFFLARFGVGIAKSSNQAVHGSLLADTYPIGVRGRIASTNYGAARAAGALSPAVVGGIAALAGGADGWRWPYLLLGFPALAVAIFAFRLPEPPRGQHEMQSVLGEVIEDAKPLPISIEAAFARLMRIRTIKTSILAFSALGFSLFSSGVLQNLWADDHFHMSTFQRGLWGSIGGASILLALPFVGPRYDDLYHREPAKALRLLGLCILPTAVLLPVQWFMPNGVLFMIAGIPGVMASSVAFSMISPVLQSVTPYRLRGLGLALSAIYVFFIGATGGALLSGLISNAYDPRVAVLVIGIPASAIGGWLMIRGASFIRNDLSLVVADLREELEERDRQVADPANIPLLQVNNIDFSYGHVQVLFGVAFEVRRGETLALLGTNGAGKSTILKVIAGLGTPSRGVVRMNGRTMTYVSPEQRGRYGIHLLPGGKGVFASMTIRDNLEMAAFRMRKDTADRDRRFAYVLDLFPDLAARQNQRAGSLSGGQQQMLALAMVLLQDPEVLLIDELSLGLAPVVVQDLLAIVERLKRDGMTIIIVEQSLNIALAIADRAVFLEKGQVRFSGPARELAERDDLARAVFLGREGG
- a CDS encoding ABC transporter permease subunit, translated to MVMPTTQLWFDGLVTGLVIGLLAVGIVLVHRSTRVINFAVANMGLIGSVLFALLVVRWHVPYWIGLVIALVIGAVFGAIVDGVVIRRLFSAPRVIVLVATVGVAQLAQTIVLALPKMDDNVTDSYPVPWGGTWSPVHGLRITGAALSVVVAVPLVALALGLFLSRTALGKAVAASADNPELARLQGISPKAVSTAVWAAAGLIGTLCLILISAQNQSLTQLTTLGPTTLLRALAAAVIARMTSLRAALAAGVFLGLLQTVIQFNWLDTPGLTEAIILLLVLAAVFLASRGRDVEASSFSFAPKVRPIPDRLRGTWWVRYAERTPLLLFGLLAVILPLLVTQPSRQLLYTVILGYAICGASVTVLTGWAGQLSLGQMAFAGIGALVAAALDRGTQLTFGSTTVSLNALPFPAAVAIAALVAAVVAGVVGVGALRVRGLLLAVSTFAFAVAADQYLYRLSFLHDTDATTATFPRTTVFGIDVSGQRAYYYLVLIVTVVVLAVVARLRRSGVGRTTIGVRDNPATAAAYTVNATRVKLRAFALAGGIAGVGGALLAAAGQSVPYADKYFLSADSLVIVSVVVIGGLGSVTGPVLGALWVIGLPSFFPGNKVVPLLTSSLGLLVLLLYFPGGLVQLGYSARDALLSWADRRLGGTPATKATTTAPPALTRSARPAAAVDTPILRAADVRVRFFGRTVVDAVSLRVNPGEIVGLIGANGAGKSTLMNAIGGYVPSTGAVELLGRDLTGDGAAARARAGLGRTFQAATLFPELTVRETVQVALEARGRTGLLATALHLPHTFTRERAKRSDADELIGFLGLGRYADAFIGDLSTGTRRIVELAGLLALDARLLCLDEPTAGVAQRETEAFGPLIQEIRRELDASMIVIEHDMPLIMNISDRVYCLETGGVIAEGEPDAVRNNPKVVASYLGTDERAITRSGAAPSAAAGPTPGPGEESQPPARPESEPSVPA
- a CDS encoding LacI family DNA-binding transcriptional regulator yields the protein MAVQRPTTSRRVTALDVAREAGVSRATVGFVLNDTPNQTISEGTRERVFRAAELLGYRPNSAARALASGRSRIILLVLPDWPAEYRLRDYLDEVSLVLDKAGYSLVTYTRQPSQSARPLWESLNADLVIGTASFSAPDVASMLACGVRAIHPDPDHPYRPDVSLAFSAGPELQVEHLHERGHRRLVYAAFTEPYASSMVVARHAAANERARALGLPDLDLRRIDYREGAPQQVVREWLDAGITGVVAFNDDVAAAVVGTAVRAGLTLPADLAVIGHDDSPIAAMFVPSLSTVRIDTAALGRQFGEFVLHRVDGRPLPTPRVSAKPVLVARETS
- a CDS encoding glycoside hydrolase family 1 protein, which translates into the protein MSTFPDGFLWGAATAAHQVEGGNVNADLWAAEWAPNSHFAEPSGDACDHYHRYPEDIAILADLGLNAYRFGVEWARIEPEEGYFSRAALDHYRRMVGTCLDHGVTPVVTYNHFTAPRWFAAAGGWSGAAAVDRFARYAARVTEHIGDLVPWICTFNEPNVVSMMVHLGLVPAAAREDGLGLSDGAGAPAERPRATGSWPAPSVEVMAAAHRKAVEAIKSGPGDAAVGWTLALIDLQPADGGEDRCAAVRQATELDWLDVSRDDDFVGVQTYTRERIGPAGLLPVPDGVPTTQTGWEVYPRALGHAVRLAAGHAQVPILVTENGMATADDDARVAYTAGALEGLAACLADGVDVRGYLHWTLLDNFEWTSGFAMTFGLIAVDRTTFTRTVKPSARWLGDVARANRLP
- a CDS encoding ABC transporter substrate-binding protein, whose amino-acid sequence is MTPRRARRLAALLATVTAVAVAGCSTTSTKNTPAPPAPSATLRAAPAPAISPGVTADSIKVGFVYPDLSVVRQYVNVDHGDYQAVFTALVDKVNASGGINGRKIVPVFGAVDVISPAGAQDTCVKLTQDEKVFAVLGSLNADDALCYVQTHKTLTVGGDLNAARYLKAQAPWFSDLRGGDAAGDGLKQFDNGGLAGKKVAVIGYTADQYTMNSVVAPALKKLGVTPVATAVMDAPITDPAAVAQQTGVFVQKFQSVGADAVIVVGGAAGSFPAQLEKVSYRPQLLFTDQAQASSYSLSSGKHDFSTLNNAESLAIGTDWNNPPNQACIDTIEAAIPSLKGKLVDPSTVASGQPTLGTSESVACRYLDLFTAIAKKAGKDLTYASFQQAGSSLGTLQLPTYTDKANYTAGNPGGAIPLRVWKYDAAKGTWVLTAN
- a CDS encoding glycoside hydrolase family 3 C-terminal domain-containing protein, which codes for MDNAETGSLSREEKVSLLSGQDLWRTKALPAAGIRSITLTDGPHGLRYQGEAGDHLGLTGSQPATCFPPAVAVGSSWDPAVARAIGAALAAEATALGVDVVLGPGVNIKRSPLCGRNFEYYSEDPLLSGVLGAAHVRGLEDNGVGSSVKHFAANNQETDRMSVSAEVDERTLREIYLPAFERVVTEARPATVMCAYNRLNGTFAAEHPWLLTRVLREEWGFDGVVVSDWGAVHDRVAALAAGLDLQMPYDGGAGDEAVVDALRRGEIGDDTVDVAVGRLLRLVRRGERTAAPVDWDAHHALARSLGPPCMVLLKNEGPVLPLRGGETVAVVGAFATRPRFQGGGSSKVAPARVDVPLDEITAAAVARGGRVVHAPGFPAHAAEADVAARDEAVALAGTAAVTVVFAGLPDGAESEGYDRRSLELPAAQVALIRAVAAAARRTVVVLAHGGVVSLEGWHEHVDAILDTFLLGQAGGGAIADVLFGVAEPSGRLAESIPRRLRDTAAFLNFPGELGSVRYGEGVMVGYRYHVTAQIPARYPFGHGLGYGRVETSDLRVQPAGADGAHVEVDLRNVGDRETSHVVQLYVATQAGPVRRASRELRAFEKVRLAPGQTTTVTFDLDRRAFAYWDVRHGRWVVAAGDYGIQIGRDAQTVLLEQSLTLAGDHIVPVLSIDSLIGDWFSHPAVGPSMEKALRTALAPLAADFAGTEPPEALGGEADPLRAIPLRQLLDLLGGALPAGGLDEVRRIAVSHLAAAFARA